DNA sequence from the Malus domestica chromosome 11, GDT2T_hap1 genome:
AAATGCTTGCTGAGACAggtgtttttatgtaaaataaaataaaataaaatctataagTCAATAACATTTCTAAGTTTTTTCAAATGTAATAAAAATGCTTTCAATCTTCCAGAAGCATCTCAAACATGTCGTAAGACGGTATGTTCCTGAATTTAAAGAAAAGAAGATGGGGGAATCTGTGAGTTTGATGCCCCCTAAAATATAGTTTGTCCCATTAACAAAAATGTTGTAACAATTTGTCTCCACAGGACGAGAAATGGTCTTCCCCACCATAACATTTTGAGAGGAGTTGTTGCTATCAAGTATCAAGGCCAATATTATCTCTCTAATTGTGTGATTTGACAATCAAACCACCTTATATTGATGGAGTTTCAAACACAATATGTAATTCAAgtgaatatataaaaaaatggaaatcaCCAAAATGCTATAAATTGGTAGAATTAGAAACATTTAGTACAAGAAATATTAGTGTTTCTGAAGAGAGGATTTTCGTAGGATTATTTTCGTGAGGAATTCTTTAATTATatttgttcatcgtatatcatacggtcagtttttatcacgtactgtttatatttaattttaaataaaaaaatttacaataattttttatcgtataatatataataaataaatgttattaGAAGATCTTTCCCGGATCCTCATCCTCTAGGTGTTTTtgtgggacaaggattgtctgccctcctagttgtggtgtcTTTCCATGccttcctattttgtgcggtcacagtTAAactacgtcaatattttatatttttattgttttttgtcttattatctcattaaaaaattaatataaaatattgacgagatttaaccgtgaccgcacaaaataagaGGGTATGGAAGAGCACCACAActagaagggcagacaatccttgtccgtttTTGTGCCACTGCCAACTTCGAGAAATGACATATTTCTAAAATGTCAGACTGCCAACTTCAAGAAATGACATATTTCTAAAATGTCAAACCTAATTAAACACAAGGGTGAGAACACAAGCGCCACATTCACCTTGGGTCTctcattttctatttttattggCAAAtttggcctaatcggataaatggttcCCGTGATTATAAGGTATTCAGATGATAACTTCTATGGTAAAAGAATTCGGATTTAAATCCCTGTGGTcacagtctgttaggatttaaacccctatggtctaagtctgttaggatttatgcccgaAACTAGAGGTTCTGTCATTTCTCTGCTAAGCTTACGGGTGGAGCATAGTTTCTTTGAGGAGACGCAACAGAACGAGGTGGAACTAATAAATCACataattcattaaaattcaagatcTAATAAATCTAATAATTCAAAATGCCTTTATAAAATTAACGAGTTTTTGACTCCCGAATATCCAACTGattaattaattctttataacatattctatttttctttgaCAAATAAGACAGTAATCGTTGGCGTTTTCCCATAATTTTACGTAAACCTCTCTGagataaatagttttttttttgtgtaattgTAAATGTGAAGTAAGTCTTCGTATCCTATTGGTGAAACTAACTATTTGAAATTCAACAGATTCTctgtttttgtctttttcttcttgtgaaATAACTGAGATgaatgaatttttttaccataaaCTAAAATCTTCTCTACCCCCTCTTTTTATTGtaagatatttttttattgatagaTACTCAGAGAAACTCTGCTCTACCTGTAAGCTTAACGAAGGAATGACAGAACTTCTAATTTCAGGCATAAATCCTAATAGACTTAGACCGCAGGGGTTTAAATCTGAATTTTTTCTACCACATGGGCTATCTTCCGAATTCCTAATGACCACGgagaccatttatccgatttggcCAACCTAAACCTAATGGAGGAATGACAGAAGGGAGTAAATCCTagcagacttagaccacaggggtttaaatcctaacagactgtgaccacaggggtttaaatctgaatttttttaccacaggggtTATCATCCGAATACTTTATGACCATGGAGACCATTTATTCAATTAGGCCTTCAAATTTTGTTGTATGCTCATCATATATCTAATCATCTATCATGTatcttttcatttaattttgattaattttttaaaaaattgaaaaagtaacATTTAATGTGACAGTTAACTAAAATTACGTGAAAGAACACATGACAAATAATTAGGTGTATAATGAGCATATACCATAGTTATGGTGATAAGTAAAAATGCTTCCCTaaattgagcatttttgcatgTTTCTAATTTGGAGAAATGGTGCTTGCATGCTTGTCCTGGAAAATACACTGTTAAAtgtttcttaaatttttttttgaggaaatgTTTTAAAAGTTTAGAGCAAGCAAAATCGGTATACAAGCAACACTCAATGTTtcaaatatcgatgatatttaTTGATTCACTACAGAAATTTTCCGGAACCCATTGCAGAATTTAAacttttgaataatttttttagaaaaatttctctatttttgacTAAATTTAAATGAGTTGATACCCACCCAATTGCAAATTTCCATAATTCTATCGAAGGCAATCAATATCAATATCTTCATAAATTTGCATGTCAATATTCTGAGctatatcgatattttaaacgCTGTCAACGcttgataaaaattgaaaaagaaaattacttaATTCTcaaaaaagtataaaatatgaAGGCTAAGCTAGTGACAAAATGGAAATCATATTTTGGGAAAATGGGCGTTGCGATAGCCTTATAAAtctcaaaaatattttaattaatatttagcaCATGtataattgtgtaaatcttaggtAGTATAAGTTTATGATTACTCTTTATTCAAGTGATTTTTTTATTAGACTTTATATTACTTAGGAAACAAGTTCCTCTCTCCTCATAGTTTACTTTAGATAGGCACTGACATAGGGAGAATACATCCTACAATTTTTCTACACCTTATTCTctccacactctctctctctctctctctctctctcgccacATACTCTCTCTTCGTTTAGCAAATCGCCACAATACGTTATAAGCATGCTCATGTCGTTGCACTAAGCAATGTGTAAGGTATTTTTTGCTACAAACTAGTTCACAATTATCATCACGCAATCTAGGTTCTTATAAAAACGCAGTCTTAATTATCAATACTTTTCAACCTTGAGTGCATACAACATTCACCATGATACATGAACTTAACTTTTACGCATCTTGAATTATAGATTATGCTTAAATTGTGTTCCCATTCTTTTTCGAATATATTATGAATTGATTATTgtgaaagaaaggaaaaaaaacaaaagaataaaattaGGTTTCTTTTAACCCAAACCCCAAGATCGAGAATCCGATCTCCGTCGCCGTTCGTTGGTTCCCGTCGTACCATGGCTCGCCTCGCCCCAACCCAGATTTGAACCCATATCCATGGAGCGGGAAGAGGGGAGCTTTTACATTCTGACACGTGAGTAACCCCATACGAAAagttcattaaaaaattaaaaatgtaaactCTAATAAAATAtaaggagttttaacgaaaaacccgcgcggtactatttattttaacgaaaaactatatttttacactaaaaaatcaatcctagtactattcactttaccttttattttgtccttatcattaaaactcaaaattttcaagtttttttcattagttttccttaaaatatatTTACCCAAACACGTTCCAAATTGTTTTTGATTTGTTTGTGATGGAGTGGATCCAACCGTCGATCTCGATTCAGATCCCATCAAAATTgcaaaagacaaaaataaaaaaagtaggAAAGTGAATGAGAGAAAAAAtcgaaaaatatcaaattttctcCCAAGTCCTTGTTCTTTGCAGTAATAATTTTACAATTTACGGGGCTAAAGAATCAAGTAATTGCACTAATCACCCCCCCTGGATGGACTCCAAGGAGTCATATCAATGGGGTAGCTTCCCAGCACCCTCAAGAACGACGTGAACTCCTGAACCTCCGCCAGCGCGTTCTGTGCCCTAACCTCCGCCATCGACGCCTCGAAGTCCACGTAGAACAGGTACTCGAAGTGACTCGCCGTTCCTTCGTTCGAATCGCTCACCAGCCTGATCGGACGGTTCCGGTGCGGCCGCGACTCGATCTTTGTCAGGCTGATGTTCCGGAAGGCGAACGCCGAGAGGACCTTGAACAGCACCGATGTCCCCTTGTCGTGCGCGAAGACGATGCTCGTCTTGAACGGCCGGTCCGTGCGGGGAATGATCGGCTCCCGGGCCAGCATCACGAACCGGGTCACGTTGCTCGAGTCGTCCTGGATCCCGTTCTCCAAGATCTCCATGCCGTAGAGTTCGGCGGCGCGTGCCGAAGCGATGGCCGCCGTGTCGCGGAGGTTGTTGGCGGCGACGAATTCGGCTGCGCCGGCGGTGTCGTCGACGGCTTCGCGAACGACGTTGAGGCCGAGTTTGGTGAGAGTCAGCTCGCACTGAGCCAAGGCTTGAGGATGCGAGATGACTCGGTTCAAGTACTCTTTCCGGACTCCGGGGAGGGCTAGGAGGCAGTGGTGGACCGGAAGCTGGACTTCTCCGACGATGTGGAGGCGGTGGCGGAGGAGGAGATCGTAATTGCGATGAATTGAGCCGCCAAGGGAGTTTTCAACTGGGAGGACTGCTCGATCGGCGATCCAGAGCTCGACCGCTTGGAAGGCGACTTCGAATTGGTCACAGGGGATGGCCTCGCATTTCGGGTAGGCTTTTCCAGCGGCGGCTTCGGAGTACGCCCCGGGGACGCCTTGGTAGGCGACACGCAGCTGGGCTCCGTGCATCGGAGCCGGAGAGAGGTCGGTGATTGTGAGCGCCCTGGGAGGCGGAGAAGACGACTTGTCGTCCGGGGATGACGACGAGGAGGAGAGCTTCTCCATGGGGACAATCTCGAGGTCAACGGAGGTCTTGTGGCCGTTGACCGAGCCGACATGGTCAGTGGTTCTCGATTTGTCAGATGGCGGCTGGGGCTGCTGGGAAACGACGTTGCTGGCAAGAATGGCGCAGGAGCTCTGCCAGTCAGCGCGGCTGGAGCCGACGCTGTTGGGGAAGTGGACGGAGTCGGAGCGGTAGGCGCATTTGAAGACGGCGAGGCGGGGTGGGGCGACCCGGGGGAGGCGGAGGGCGGGTTTTGTGAGGTAGTTAGGTGAGGGTGGAAGAAGAGCCTGCATTGTGTTGTTGTGTGTGAGATAGTGTCGGGCACTCGGACGGAATTAAGAGAAAAGAATGGGAACAGAAACGGAAGTTGAGATTTTgttgtgttttttgttttattggtGAAAAAAATGGGAAACAGAAGAAGCTTGGTGTTCTCTTTGGGAGAAGGGAACGTCAAGCTGAGAGGAGAGGAGCCTGGCGCTCGGTATTTATTGAGAGAGGGCGAAGCAGCGAACGAGTCCGTTGGGAGGAGTTGGAGGCCGGGTTTGGTAAAATCCCACACCTACCCTCGCTCGCCTCACCTTCCCTCATTTTTTACATCAATAATGGCTTTTTCAAAgtaatattttatataatttttttatcacttAAAGTTTTTAGAATATATTTTATAATGCTAGTACAGCAATTAACTTTAAATGGTGAGATGACAAAAAATTCATGAAAAGCCTTATTTTTAAAGAATTTACTTAATATTTCTCttcttacaattttttttaatgtttttcttttttttttagttcttTCTTTTGGATTATTCTTATCGTTATTCTTTTGGATTAttcttaagaaaaactaatgaaaagagcttgaaagctttgagttttaacgataaggacaaaataaagggtaaagtgaatagtatcaggattgactttttagtgtaaaaatgtggtttttcgttaaagtgatcagtaccggaagcttttcgttaaagttcccttcttCTTatcgttatatatatatatattgagaaTTTTATTAGTATTCAGTAAAAAAGTGCAgtatttgggaaaaaaaaaatataacacgTGTGGGATCCACTAAAATGTGGGGGTCCCATTTGTGGTTTTTGTTTAATATTGCATTTTAAAAGGTGGGGCACTTTTTATTAGATAAACGAATGAGaagtttggtgttttttttttgtcgaacttTCTAGGTCTATTTGTTCATTTTTAGTTCACTATTTAAAAATCAGCTTTTGAGATTGTATAACTATTTGATTAATGTTTGAGAGTTTAACTAAATAACTGGTTGGTCTATTTATTACACAATAGTTACATGTTTATGAGCTCATTTGGTATCCATAATTAAATTAGAATGGATAATCTACTAAGTTAAGGATAGGTTGAGGGAGAATTTATACAATTATGACTACGGACAACCTAGAGGACAGAAGAATTATTCATGAAGAAAACTTATCTATTCCAATCCTCCTTAAAATGGTCGGATTAGAAGGGATGGACTTCTTTCATAGCTAATCCTTGTCTAATTCCctccaaatgaaaaacattcaCTTCCACCTTCGATATACCTTGAAATTTGAGATTTCTCCATTCCAATCCAATCATGTgtaccaaacaagccctaatggttttttattttcttgattttgaGCAGATTTGGTCTTTGAAGGGTGGCTTAAAAGACAGACAATACATATTATTGTGTAAAATGGCAGAATGAGAAGGATATCCGAAAAGAAAGAACGAGAAGATCAAAATATGAAAGTTGCTAACTATCctgaaattgaagaagatagGCAGGACGAGAAATTAGGAGTACTTAAataaccataaaaaaaatattagcgTAGATTTCCTCCCTAGTAAAGGGTTTTAATTATTTCATTTGTGCCTCTCTGGAAGAATTGCTTGTATATAGTACTCCAGAGTATTGGATATTCCGAaatttttaactgttagatcttcaataaaatttataaaaattaaaaacttaatggTTGAAAAATCTAGAATATTCTATACTCGAAAACACTATAGAATGTTTGTCCTCGGAAAGGATTACTCTTTGCTATATATTAAAGTGAGAAGTTGAATCTGTGCCAGTGCATATTATTGTGGAGAGTTTTATGTGAACCAATCTGGCACATGGAGCTCAAAGTGGAAAAAGGCAAGCTCAATGGGCACCCCcgccacctttttttttttttcccccaaAGGTAGAGATATATTTAAAGACGAATAGAAAAGTTTACATCCTTAGCTAGAATATTAAACAGAAAATCATGGCCAATACAATCCCAAGAAAAAGATCGGCCCTCCTTAAAGGCATACTTAGCCACCGAGTGAGCAGCACGATTGCCCTCTCTAggcacaaaagcaaaagagacaGACCTCAGCTTTTGCACTAGAACTTCAATGTCGCCGAGAATACACTCAATACTGAAGTCGACCAACACTTCCTTCTTCAGCATCTTAATAATCGAACTTGCATCAGATTCAATGATGATGTCATTAAACCCATGGTCGATACAGGCCAATAAAGCATACCTGATGGCTGAAgcttcagcagcagcagcactATGACAGAATCCGGACCCCACCCCCGCCACCTTTCACCCTCCCATTCGCGAGCAACCTTAATGGGAGGATAAGTTGAGGAAAAGACATGATAAGACGCTGACCACATCGAAGTTGAATTTGTGGCATTACAGTTTGATATACCATTCACTGTATATGCTTCTATAGCTGTGTGCATGTCTTGCGCTTGGTATGAAGTAAGATGAACAAACAAGATATATGTTCATCAACACCTAAGTAACATCCTGTTCTACGTCTAAGAACTATCATGGTACAAGAACTGCGGAGTTCTAAAGCAGTTTAGCAACTTTGAATAAGTTGATGGCACCTGATAAAGTAttagaaaaaattgaaacattGGTCGAAACTGTTTTTTGTGTAAGTGTTTAGAGTTTCGATTGATGCCAaagtattttcttctttttgtttgtcAACTGGCACCGAAGTATTTTAATTGGTCTTTTTATTGGGTGGGTGTAATTAGAACAATTTAGTGATTGGACCTGAACCAAGACTTGGTTTCTTACTTGATCGTTCAATCGTTTGGTTAGACGTCATACTCAAGCGCGACATCTTAATTTAATTCCAACCTTGCCAAttcttggtttggtttggtttggttggaGGCACACCTGCACACTAGATCCAAAGAAGGAAAGCAAAAACTTCTTAGCGGTCTTCCGAGCTGAAAAAGAGGGAAACACTACCAAGATTAGATAGAAGTATACGTGATATAATCATGATACCTTCCAAACCTTAGTTGTAAGTATAATGCATTGGTTTTTCTATCACTTATATTCTAATCACAATTTTGTTGATATTAAATAGCACCAAATCAAATGAAAATATCTTTAATTACCATGATGTACCTCATCTTGAAGCAATTCTTAGAAACCATAGCTTGATCAATAAGCTATACATGAATTTCGGAGATGGATCTTTAAGTGGCTCCCAACGATATCTCCTACCATAACACAATTACCCGGGAAGTGATAGAtttcttgttgtgcattcatgtATCTCTGTACTAAAACATACGAACTCAAGCAACACATTATCGTGCCCCTATGAGTTAGTAAGGGAGGTGAAGTCAAATTTCATACTTAGGAGCACGTTATAGTTGATGATGCAAGAAGTCTAAGAACTATCTGTAAGATAAACAATACAAGCTCTATAACAAACTAGCCAAGAACATAAGATTTAACCAACTAAATCACAATGATCACTCCAAATATACTCTATATATGCAAATACTGAAGTAATATCTGCAACACATACCTGCAGACTGCTTGACGAAATCTTTCCCATGTGTGATGTCAGAAGACAGCAAATGGTGCTGTTCCATTAAGCCAAATGATGAGGGGTTTTCGAGATGCATCCTTTTGGGCTTGAAAAACCAGTAAAACAAGGCATTCTTCCCTGAATTGGGAAGTCAGACGTAGCCGGCGTAGTGTAGGAATGACATCAATGGTTGTCCATGCAAGTTGGTGATCCTATTACCTTCTCCCAGTAATCTCTGTGCTTCAAACTCTTCATGTTTCACAGCATTAATCACAGGAAAGAGTAGTACTAGACACCATATCATAACTATGTTCAACAGATTAGGATTAAGAGCCATTGGAGAAATCTACACACAACCTTCTCCTCTCTGCAAAACTCAATGCTCTCCAAGTTATAGGTAATTGGAACAATAAGAGCGTGTTTTGTGAGAGTCGGGGCTTGTGGTTTTATACTACAAGACTTAGATCGCCATATAACAATCCCACAAGGAATATAAGACCAAATCCTTGTACAAGTATGAGTTCTATTCTTAAGCTTATCAACACAGAGTTTCAATCCTAACCATAGTCGAATTAACTCTCATAAACATATTAAGACTTCTTTATAGCAATCTGAGACAACAAGAATTATTACCAAACCGTATGAATCATACTCATACTCTAACACTATTTGATTACTACAACTGGAAGCTTTGTAACATTTAACTTGTGATAAACATACATACGTTTAAGCTTTTTGGATTGCTTAGTGTGAGTGAACTAGTTCAAAATGTAAGCAAATGTATATCCACCAAGTGTTCAAGACGTGTACCACAAGAGCATGCTAACCTTAGTGTGACATACATCAACTTTTCTGGATAGTCAACGTCAAGTTAACTTTCCAACGGCAAGGAACAATGCTTAAGGACTAAGTAACTAAAAAAATGCAAGTCTAATTGCCATAACAATAGTTAGGACGTTGTTTATATCCTTTACGTCAATTGGGAGCCAAACCCATGAATAGTGTCCCGCATAAACTGGAAACCTATCCTCAAATGAACAATCAACATGAAATAAACGAAGAAATTATAATCCCTCATTTACTAAAATATCCCGAATCAAATCCGGAGGTTTCTCAAACCATACTAACTCTGAGAGCTACTAAGACCCATCCTAGCAAGACGATGCGCCACCCCCATTTCCTTCCCGATGAACATGGTTGATTATCGAGTGCGGCATTCGTGCAAGAAAGCATCTCAAGTCGTTGACAGTCGATCATCGAGTGGAGGCTGTTTTACCCCTTGAAATTCAAATTCCCTCACTCatgatggctatacaagaatgtttgaatgatgaagagaatgcaaagttgcgtcTTCAAGAGTTAGAATCGCTGGATGAGAGAAAGCTTGAAGCCTAGCAACATTTGCAGTGTTATCAAGCATGACTATCCAAggccttcaacaagaaagttcgCCCTCGTTCTTTCAAGTAGGAGATCTTGTCCTTACATTGCGCATGCCTATCATCACGACGCACAAGACGAGCAGCAAATTCACCTCAAAGTGGAATGGACCTTACGTAGTACAAGAAGTCTACGTAAACGGTGCTTACAAGATTGTGGAATAAGATGGCTTAAGGATTGGCCCTATAAACGACAAGTTCTTGAAGCAGTATTATGCTTGAAACGAAGACAAGCTCAttgcttgcataatctgaaactgcaaacggcacc
Encoded proteins:
- the LOC103401158 gene encoding arogenate dehydratase 3-like; the encoded protein is MQALLPPSPNYLTKPALRLPRVAPPRLAVFKCAYRSDSVHFPNSVGSSRADWQSSCAILASNVVSQQPQPPSDKSRTTDHVGSVNGHKTSVDLEIVPMEKLSSSSSSPDDKSSSPPPRALTITDLSPAPMHGAQLRVAYQGVPGAYSEAAAGKAYPKCEAIPCDQFEVAFQAVELWIADRAVLPVENSLGGSIHRNYDLLLRHRLHIVGEVQLPVHHCLLALPGVRKEYLNRVISHPQALAQCELTLTKLGLNVVREAVDDTAGAAEFVAANNLRDTAAIASARAAELYGMEILENGIQDDSSNVTRFVMLAREPIIPRTDRPFKTSIVFAHDKGTSVLFKVLSAFAFRNISLTKIESRPHRNRPIRLVSDSNEGTASHFEYLFYVDFEASMAEVRAQNALAEVQEFTSFLRVLGSYPIDMTPWSPSRGGD